The following coding sequences lie in one Methylotuvimicrobium alcaliphilum 20Z genomic window:
- the nadA gene encoding quinolinate synthase NadA: protein MSATALPIQDYALLDDEECDARIAAAKEKLGSRCVILGHHYQRDEVFKHADYSGDSLKLSRNAAASEAEYIVFCGVHFMAEVADILSRPDQISILPDLAAGCSMADMANVIKVNKCWKELSTVLDPDSMVTPVTYINSAADLKAFCGEHGGIVCTSSNAQKILEWSFARREKVLFFPDQHLGRNTGYRMGIPLEEMVTWDFDKPMGGLTEEQIRNAKIILWKGFCSVHQMFKPEHIDRFLEKHPETHVISHPEASFEVCQKSEYIGSTEAILKIVREAEPGTRWLVATELNLVNRLHDECKDQGKNVHFMSPTVCMCSTMFRTDPQHLAWVLENLVQGHVVNRISVPERESVLAKKALDNMLSIH, encoded by the coding sequence ATGTCTGCGACAGCCTTACCTATCCAAGATTATGCGCTTCTCGATGATGAAGAATGCGATGCGCGCATCGCAGCCGCGAAGGAAAAGCTCGGTTCGCGCTGCGTCATTCTTGGACATCATTACCAGCGTGACGAAGTGTTCAAGCATGCCGACTATAGCGGGGATTCGTTGAAGTTGTCGCGTAATGCGGCAGCCTCTGAAGCCGAATATATCGTGTTTTGCGGTGTGCATTTCATGGCCGAAGTCGCCGATATTCTGTCTCGGCCCGATCAGATTTCAATTCTTCCCGATTTGGCGGCTGGCTGTTCTATGGCCGATATGGCGAATGTCATCAAGGTCAATAAGTGCTGGAAAGAATTGTCGACGGTATTGGATCCTGATAGCATGGTGACGCCGGTTACCTACATAAATTCGGCGGCCGATTTGAAGGCGTTTTGCGGCGAGCATGGCGGTATCGTTTGTACATCGTCGAACGCGCAAAAAATTCTTGAATGGAGTTTTGCTAGACGCGAGAAGGTGTTGTTTTTTCCGGATCAGCATTTAGGGCGTAATACCGGTTATCGAATGGGCATCCCGCTTGAGGAAATGGTAACTTGGGATTTTGATAAGCCGATGGGAGGCTTGACCGAGGAACAAATTCGAAATGCAAAAATAATTCTTTGGAAAGGTTTTTGTTCGGTTCATCAAATGTTTAAGCCCGAGCATATCGACAGGTTCTTGGAAAAACATCCCGAAACGCATGTAATTTCACATCCCGAGGCTAGTTTTGAAGTCTGTCAAAAATCCGAATACATTGGCTCGACCGAAGCGATATTGAAGATCGTACGTGAGGCTGAGCCCGGTACCCGTTGGTTGGTTGCTACCGAATTGAACCTGGTCAATCGATTGCACGACGAATGTAAGGATCAAGGCAAAAATGTGCATTTCATGTCGCCGACGGTATGCATGTGTTCTACGATGTTCCGAACCGATCCGCAGCATTTGGCTTGGGTGCTGGAAAATCTGGTCCAAGGACATGTCGTTAAT
- a CDS encoding FmdB family zinc ribbon protein codes for MPIYEYQCQACGHEHEALQKMSDPVLVHCPACSRPELMKKISAAGFRLKGGGWYETDFKSGNKKNVAGEASAPASCSSTDSGCGGGACSAQ; via the coding sequence ATGCCTATTTACGAATATCAATGTCAAGCCTGTGGTCATGAACATGAGGCTTTGCAAAAAATGAGTGATCCTGTTTTGGTTCATTGTCCTGCCTGTAGCCGGCCCGAGTTGATGAAAAAAATTTCCGCTGCCGGTTTTAGATTGAAGGGCGGCGGCTGGTATGAAACCGATTTTAAAAGCGGCAATAAGAAAAATGTCGCCGGCGAGGCTTCCGCTCCCGCGTCGTGTTCTTCAACTGACAGCGGGTGCGGCGGCGGTGCTTGTTCTGCCCAATAA
- the aspS gene encoding aspartate--tRNA ligase: protein MRSHKCGELNTQHLGQSVALCGWVHRRRDHGGVIFIDLRDRAGLVQVVFDPDAPESFSIAESVRSEYVLRIEGIVRDRPEGTHNSNMATGEIEVLGKSIEVLNESETPPFPIESEIEVNEEMRLRFRYIDLRRTEMQHKMKVRRDVTRNLRQFLDDKEFFEIETPYLTKATPEGARDYIVPSRTHPNAFFALPQSPQLYKQLLMVAGMERYYQVVRCFRDEDLRADRQPEFTQLDIETSFMNEQEIMAIMEQMIRRLFKDIIDVDLADPFPVMSYSEAMRRFGSDRPDLRIPLELVDIAEEMREVDFKVFSGPANDPHGRVVAMRLPEGGELSRKEIDDLTKFVGIYGAKGLAYIKVNDLAAGVEGLQSPIVKFAPDDVWAKVMAKVGAQNGDLIFFGADKAGVVNEAMGALRVKLGLDRGLLDGDWKPVWVIDFPMFAWDEKAQRYTAIHHPFTAPSCSIEELKADPGHALSRAYDLVLNGTEVGGGSIRINRTDMQQIVFAILGIGHDEAREKFGFLLDALKYGAPPHGGIAFGLDRLVMLMTGAHSIRDVIAFPKTQTAACPLFNAPAFVSEEQLKELGIKLRKPTGKDEKQN, encoded by the coding sequence ATGCGTAGCCACAAGTGTGGAGAATTGAATACCCAACATTTAGGACAATCGGTTGCTTTGTGCGGCTGGGTACATCGTCGCCGGGATCATGGCGGCGTTATATTTATCGATCTGAGGGATCGGGCAGGCTTGGTGCAGGTAGTTTTCGATCCTGATGCGCCGGAGTCGTTTTCAATAGCCGAGAGTGTACGTAGCGAGTATGTATTACGTATCGAAGGTATTGTTCGAGATCGTCCTGAGGGTACGCATAATTCGAATATGGCAACCGGTGAGATTGAGGTGCTGGGCAAAAGTATCGAAGTCTTAAATGAATCCGAAACGCCTCCGTTTCCAATCGAAAGTGAGATTGAAGTCAATGAGGAAATGCGTCTGCGTTTTCGTTATATCGATCTTCGCCGCACCGAGATGCAGCATAAAATGAAGGTGCGCCGCGATGTGACGCGTAATTTACGTCAGTTCCTCGACGATAAGGAGTTTTTCGAAATCGAAACGCCTTATTTAACCAAAGCAACGCCGGAAGGAGCTAGGGATTACATCGTACCGAGCCGCACGCATCCAAACGCCTTTTTTGCCTTACCGCAATCGCCTCAACTCTATAAGCAGTTACTGATGGTTGCCGGCATGGAGCGCTATTACCAGGTGGTGCGGTGTTTCCGTGACGAAGACTTGCGCGCCGACAGACAGCCGGAATTCACGCAGCTCGATATCGAGACGTCGTTCATGAACGAACAAGAAATTATGGCGATTATGGAACAGATGATTCGCCGTTTGTTCAAGGATATCATCGATGTCGATTTAGCCGATCCGTTTCCGGTTATGAGTTATAGCGAGGCGATGCGTCGATTCGGTTCCGATCGCCCCGATCTGCGTATTCCTCTGGAATTGGTCGATATCGCCGAAGAAATGCGAGAAGTCGATTTTAAGGTGTTTTCGGGTCCAGCCAACGATCCGCACGGGCGTGTCGTCGCGATGCGTCTGCCCGAGGGCGGTGAATTGAGCCGCAAAGAAATCGACGATTTGACCAAGTTTGTCGGTATCTATGGCGCTAAAGGTTTGGCTTATATCAAGGTTAATGATTTGGCGGCTGGTGTCGAAGGTTTGCAATCGCCGATTGTTAAATTTGCGCCTGATGATGTTTGGGCGAAGGTGATGGCTAAGGTCGGTGCGCAAAACGGGGATTTGATTTTCTTCGGCGCCGATAAGGCCGGTGTCGTCAATGAAGCCATGGGAGCTTTGCGTGTCAAATTAGGTTTGGATCGCGGCTTGCTCGATGGCGATTGGAAACCGGTATGGGTCATCGATTTTCCTATGTTTGCTTGGGACGAAAAGGCTCAGCGCTATACCGCGATTCATCATCCGTTCACCGCGCCGAGTTGCTCTATCGAGGAGTTGAAAGCCGACCCGGGTCATGCTTTGTCGCGTGCTTACGACTTAGTGCTGAACGGAACCGAAGTCGGCGGCGGCTCGATTAGGATTAATCGGACCGACATGCAGCAAATCGTATTCGCCATTCTCGGAATAGGCCACGATGAAGCGCGCGAGAAATTCGGCTTCCTGTTGGATGCATTGAAATACGGTGCGCCGCCTCATGGCGGTATCGCTTTCGGCTTGGATCGTCTAGTGATGTTGATGACCGGCGCGCATTCGATCCGCGATGTGATTGCATTCCCGAAAACGCAAACTGCAGCATGTCCATTATTTAATGCACCGGCTTTTGTAAGCGAGGAACAATTGAAGGAATTGGGTATCAAATTGCGTAAGCCGACCGGAAAAGACGAAAAGCAAAATTAA